One window of Thioclava sp. GXIMD4216 genomic DNA carries:
- a CDS encoding nitroreductase, with protein sequence MPTSVENLLKARQSTRAFLPDPVSRETTEHLLWAARRAPSGANLQPGSFHALTGRALAGLVTNLTTAIDDNRPQVAEYEWFPRPIPPHLKARQRAAGYALYQALGIERRDIDGRRRQFKANYRFFDAPLGIIVSIDRHMGEGGFMDLGMSIMALMLAAQDRGLGTVGIGAMANYADVVHETLALPPDEMVLCGIAIGYPDEHAVINGFRTEREPLDSYATLRGFD encoded by the coding sequence ATGCCGACAAGCGTGGAAAACCTGCTGAAGGCGCGCCAATCCACCCGCGCCTTCCTGCCCGATCCGGTCTCGCGCGAGACAACCGAGCACCTGCTCTGGGCCGCAAGACGTGCGCCCTCGGGGGCCAATCTGCAACCGGGCAGCTTTCACGCCCTGACAGGCCGCGCGCTGGCGGGGCTGGTCACCAACCTGACCACCGCCATCGACGACAACCGGCCACAGGTCGCGGAATATGAATGGTTTCCGCGCCCTATCCCGCCACATCTGAAGGCCCGCCAAAGGGCTGCGGGCTATGCGCTGTACCAGGCACTCGGCATCGAGCGCCGCGATATCGACGGGCGGCGGCGGCAGTTCAAGGCCAATTACCGCTTCTTCGACGCGCCCTTGGGCATCATCGTTTCGATCGACCGGCACATGGGCGAAGGCGGGTTCATGGATCTTGGCATGTCCATCATGGCGCTGATGCTGGCCGCGCAGGATCGCGGGCTGGGCACCGTGGGCATCGGCGCGATGGCCAATTACGCCGATGTCGTGCATGAAACGCTGGCTTTGCCGCCGGATGAAATGGTGCTCTGTGGCATCGCCATCGGCTATCCCGACGAACATGCGGTGATCAACGGCTTCCGCACCGAACGCGAGCCGCTGGACAGCTATGCCACGCTGCGCGGCTTCGACTAG
- a CDS encoding biotin transporter BioY has protein sequence MERSITLVALFAALTAALGLLPNLTLGFGVPITAQTLGVMLAGTVLGAKRGALSSLLFIMLVALGLPLLSGGRGGLGVFTSPTAGFLIGWPIASFVTGLFVEKTRGLSLTVSGILGSVLGGVVVLYAAGIIGMSIVLDKTILQATWLTTAFIPGDIVKAVLAGFITQGLAKARPQSVLSRAK, from the coding sequence ATGGAACGCTCTATCACGCTGGTGGCGCTTTTTGCCGCCCTGACCGCCGCTCTGGGCCTGTTGCCCAACCTCACGCTGGGCTTTGGCGTGCCGATCACCGCGCAGACATTGGGCGTGATGCTGGCCGGCACCGTGCTGGGGGCCAAACGGGGGGCGCTGTCCTCGCTGCTGTTCATCATGCTTGTCGCGCTTGGTCTGCCGCTTCTGTCGGGCGGACGCGGCGGTCTGGGCGTTTTCACCAGCCCGACGGCGGGCTTCCTGATCGGCTGGCCCATCGCCTCCTTCGTCACCGGCCTCTTCGTTGAAAAAACGCGCGGCCTGTCGCTGACGGTCTCGGGCATTCTGGGCTCGGTACTGGGCGGGGTCGTCGTGCTTTATGCAGCGGGCATCATCGGTATGTCGATTGTTCTGGACAAAACCATTTTGCAAGCCACATGGCTCACCACTGCCTTCATTCCGGGCGATATTGTGAAGGCAGTGCTGGCGGGCTTCATCACTCAGGGGCTCGCCAAAGCCCGCCCACAAAGCGTTCTCTCGCGCGCGAAATAA
- a CDS encoding energy-coupling factor transporter transmembrane protein EcfT: MISLTSPVETRAHHWPAGPKLVALCLATALLFMTPGLWPPLLALAGAAGLYLAGGGRFARAGLRALRPLWPLVLVLALWHGLTADWAEGLRIVARFSAAVALANLVTMTTRLADMIDALNTLLRPVARLGLNSRALELAMALTIRFTPILAQKGQLLAQSWRARSPRRTNWHLVLPLGILALDDAEHVAEALRARGGVIPPAKSPPVREDN, translated from the coding sequence ATGATCTCTCTGACCTCGCCGGTTGAGACCCGCGCCCATCACTGGCCCGCAGGCCCCAAGCTGGTCGCCCTGTGTCTGGCCACGGCCCTGCTGTTCATGACGCCGGGCCTCTGGCCGCCGCTGTTGGCGCTGGCGGGGGCTGCGGGGCTGTATCTGGCAGGCGGGGGGCGCTTTGCGCGGGCGGGGCTGCGCGCCCTGCGCCCGCTCTGGCCGCTGGTGCTGGTGCTGGCGCTCTGGCACGGGCTGACCGCCGATTGGGCAGAAGGGCTGCGGATCGTGGCCCGTTTCAGCGCCGCCGTGGCGCTGGCCAATCTGGTCACCATGACCACGCGGCTGGCAGATATGATCGACGCGCTCAATACGCTGCTGCGCCCCGTCGCACGGCTGGGGCTGAACTCCCGTGCGCTGGAACTGGCGATGGCGCTGACCATCCGCTTCACCCCGATTCTGGCGCAGAAAGGCCAGCTTCTGGCGCAAAGCTGGCGCGCCCGCTCGCCAAGACGGACCAACTGGCATCTTGTGCTTCCCTTGGGGATTCTGGCATTAGACGATGCGGAACATGTAGCCGAAGCCCTGCGCGCGCGGGGCGGGGTCATTCCGCCCGCCAAATCCCCACCTGTCAGGGAGGACAACTGA
- a CDS encoding ABC transporter ATP-binding protein: MAQCPRLTLTDLRLDLAGKTVLSDITLDLQVRRLGIVGRNGSGKSTLARVISGLIAPDAGSLRLDGIDPARDRHAALNRIGILFQNPDHQIIFPTVQEELSFGLRQQGHGKTETAELVRAMLQRFGKAHWQEAPISTLSQGQKQLVCLMAILLMQPQLIVLDEPFSGLDLAIRGQLMRLFETLPQALVHITHDPDCLAGYDHVLWVHEGRIHRSGHAKTVLPDYLAYMNQAGLGDDLSDLAG, from the coding sequence ATGGCGCAGTGCCCCCGCCTTACCCTGACCGATCTCCGGCTCGACCTTGCGGGCAAAACCGTTCTGTCGGACATCACCCTTGATCTACAGGTGCGCAGGCTCGGTATCGTGGGCCGCAACGGCTCTGGCAAATCGACGCTGGCGCGGGTGATCTCGGGGTTGATCGCCCCCGATGCGGGCAGCCTGCGCCTTGACGGCATCGATCCCGCCAGGGACCGCCATGCCGCGCTCAACCGCATCGGCATCCTGTTCCAGAATCCCGATCACCAGATCATCTTCCCGACCGTGCAGGAAGAGCTGTCTTTCGGCCTGCGCCAACAGGGGCATGGCAAGACCGAAACCGCAGAGCTTGTTCGGGCGATGCTGCAGCGGTTCGGCAAGGCGCATTGGCAGGAGGCCCCGATCTCGACCCTGTCACAGGGCCAGAAGCAACTGGTCTGCCTGATGGCGATCCTGCTGATGCAGCCGCAGCTCATCGTGCTGGACGAACCTTTCTCCGGCCTTGATCTGGCAATCCGCGGCCAGTTGATGCGCCTGTTCGAGACCTTGCCGCAGGCCTTGGTGCATATCACCCATGATCCGGACTGCCTTGCGGGCTATGACCATGTGCTTTGGGTGCATGAGGGCCGCATCCACCGTTCGGGCCATGCCAAGACCGTGCTTCCCGACTATCTGGCCTATATGAACCAAGCGGGGCTGGGCGATGATCTCTCTGACCTCGCCGGTTGA
- a CDS encoding TrkH family potassium uptake protein, whose product MPPPLLLSVLYASAILLGAAALMMPVSHTAKINWSDAIFTATSAVTVTGLVVFDIGTKLTFFGQVVLTFLIQLGGLGLMTFAVLVLGALGLPIGLTGQIYLREDLNQNSMHRLMQLVGVILKAVLICEAIGAALLCLSFVPRLGFWNGLWQAVFHSVSAFNNAGFSTFSDGLVGYATDPVINLVIPALFILGGIGYSVLREVASGKGWKRYSLSTKIMLLGTGVLIPWSVIMFAVLEWSNPGTLGPYSVWGKLMISWFQGVTTRTAGFNTTDIGAMHDSTVLMFISLMLIGGGPASTAGGIKVTTFVVMILATIAFFRRQTQLNAFGRSIGFEAVLKVMALTAISTVLVFVATFLILITHDGTFLDIAFEVSSAFGTVGLSRGYTPELNGFGRAVIILVMFLGRVGPLTLGFFLATRSVPRLRYPKGEIHLG is encoded by the coding sequence ATGCCGCCGCCGCTGCTATTGTCGGTGCTTTATGCCTCAGCGATCCTTCTGGGGGCGGCCGCCCTGATGATGCCGGTCTCCCATACCGCCAAAATCAACTGGTCCGATGCCATCTTCACCGCCACCTCGGCGGTCACGGTGACGGGGCTGGTGGTCTTTGATATCGGCACCAAACTGACCTTTTTCGGGCAGGTCGTGCTGACCTTCCTGATCCAGCTTGGCGGGTTGGGGCTGATGACCTTTGCCGTTCTGGTGCTGGGGGCGCTTGGCCTGCCCATCGGGCTGACCGGCCAGATCTACCTGCGTGAGGATCTCAACCAGAATTCGATGCACCGGCTGATGCAGCTTGTCGGGGTCATCCTGAAAGCGGTGCTGATCTGCGAAGCCATTGGCGCAGCCCTCCTGTGCCTGAGTTTCGTGCCAAGGCTCGGTTTCTGGAACGGCCTGTGGCAGGCGGTCTTCCATTCGGTCTCGGCCTTCAACAATGCCGGTTTTTCCACCTTTTCCGACGGGCTGGTGGGCTATGCCACCGATCCGGTCATCAATCTGGTGATCCCCGCGCTCTTCATTCTGGGCGGGATCGGCTATTCGGTCCTGCGCGAGGTCGCCTCGGGCAAGGGCTGGAAACGCTATAGCCTGTCGACCAAGATCATGCTGCTGGGCACGGGTGTGCTGATCCCGTGGTCGGTCATCATGTTCGCCGTGCTCGAATGGAGCAATCCCGGAACGCTTGGCCCCTATTCGGTCTGGGGCAAGCTGATGATCAGCTGGTTTCAGGGCGTCACCACCCGCACCGCAGGGTTCAACACCACCGATATCGGGGCCATGCATGACAGCACGGTGCTGATGTTCATCTCGCTGATGCTGATCGGTGGCGGACCGGCCTCGACGGCGGGCGGCATCAAGGTGACGACCTTCGTGGTGATGATCCTTGCCACCATCGCCTTCTTCCGCCGCCAGACCCAGCTCAACGCCTTTGGCCGCTCGATCGGCTTCGAGGCCGTGCTCAAGGTCATGGCGCTGACCGCCATCAGCACCGTGCTGGTCTTTGTGGCGACCTTCCTGATCCTGATCACCCATGACGGCACCTTCCTCGATATCGCCTTCGAGGTCTCCAGCGCCTTCGGCACGGTCGGCCTGTCGCGCGGCTATACCCCCGAGCTGAACGGCTTCGGTCGGGCGGTGATCATTCTGGTGATGTTCCTCGGGCGGGTCGGCCCGCTGACCCTCGGCTTCTTTCTGGCCACCCGTTCCGTGCCAAGGCTGCGTTACCCCAAAGGCGAGATCCATCTGGGGTAA
- a CDS encoding TrkA family potassium uptake protein, with translation MPKQNRTFAVIGLGAFGSAVASELARFGNTVMGIDQDESRVAKLAEALTSTIILDATDEQALREAGVDRYDVALVAIGHDIESSILATMNVRVLGVDQLWVKAINKTHHRILSKLGADRIILPEQEMGKHVAQRLNNPVVQDYVNLGNGFSVVTMAVPERLKGRTLASLEIGSRHDVRMLGLMRGTEFLPCTTPELELAAQDKLLVLGRRPELRAFGDAL, from the coding sequence ATGCCCAAACAAAACCGCACTTTCGCAGTTATCGGCCTCGGGGCCTTCGGCTCGGCTGTGGCAAGCGAACTGGCGCGCTTCGGCAATACCGTGATGGGAATCGACCAAGACGAATCCCGCGTGGCCAAGCTGGCCGAAGCCCTGACCTCGACCATCATTCTGGACGCGACAGACGAACAGGCCCTGCGCGAGGCAGGGGTGGACCGCTATGATGTGGCGCTGGTGGCCATCGGCCATGACATCGAATCCAGCATCCTCGCCACCATGAATGTGCGCGTGCTTGGCGTGGACCAGCTTTGGGTCAAAGCCATCAACAAAACCCATCACCGCATCCTCTCCAAGCTGGGGGCGGACAGGATCATCCTGCCCGAACAGGAGATGGGCAAACATGTCGCCCAGCGGCTGAACAACCCCGTCGTGCAGGATTACGTCAATCTGGGCAACGGGTTCAGCGTCGTGACAATGGCGGTGCCGGAGCGGCTGAAGGGCCGGACACTTGCCTCGCTGGAAATCGGCAGCCGCCATGACGTGCGGATGCTGGGGCTGATGCGCGGCACCGAATTCCTGCCCTGCACCACCCCCGAACTGGAACTGGCCGCGCAGGACAAGCTGCTGGTGCTGGGGCGCCGCCCCGAGCTGCGCGCTTTCGGGGATGCGCTGTGA
- a CDS encoding GlxA family transcriptional regulator, whose translation MTIRRIGFVLIDGYAMLSTAAALDPLRAANSFAGRDLYDVRILTPEGTLATSSLGARFDAIPLAEAGMAFDLVFVVAGGDPMRLRLPALDTWLRRADRAGVELGGISGGAVLLARAGLLEGRRFTVHWHHYDDIAHIDPTLLLERKLFVIDRDRYTCAGGSAPLDMIHMLIARDHGARFAHEISDWFIQAQVRPSETPQKSSIAARYGALPPMVEAALELMEAHIADPLSPAQLADLAGLSERQLQRQFNATLGAPVMEVYRHMRLDVARALVQRSALPLSEIAQMTGFASQAHFTTRYGARFGTPPQADRSHVQKR comes from the coding sequence ATGACCATCAGACGTATCGGATTCGTGCTGATTGACGGGTATGCCATGCTGTCAACGGCGGCGGCGCTTGATCCGCTGCGCGCCGCCAACAGCTTTGCGGGGCGCGATCTTTACGATGTCCGCATCCTCACGCCCGAAGGGACGCTTGCCACCTCGTCCTTGGGGGCGCGCTTTGATGCCATCCCGCTGGCGGAGGCGGGCATGGCCTTCGATCTGGTCTTCGTCGTGGCGGGGGGCGACCCGATGCGGCTGCGCTTGCCCGCGCTTGACACATGGCTGCGGCGCGCCGACCGTGCGGGGGTCGAGCTTGGCGGCATCTCGGGCGGCGCGGTGCTGCTGGCGCGGGCGGGGCTGCTGGAGGGGCGGCGCTTTACGGTGCACTGGCACCATTATGACGACATCGCGCATATCGACCCGACCCTCCTGCTGGAGCGCAAACTTTTCGTCATCGACCGCGACCGGTATACCTGCGCGGGCGGTTCGGCACCGCTGGACATGATCCACATGCTGATTGCCCGCGATCATGGCGCACGTTTTGCCCACGAGATCTCGGACTGGTTCATTCAGGCGCAGGTCCGCCCCTCCGAAACACCGCAGAAAAGCTCGATTGCCGCGCGTTACGGGGCCTTGCCCCCGATGGTCGAGGCGGCGCTGGAACTGATGGAAGCCCATATCGCCGACCCGCTCTCGCCGGCGCAACTGGCCGATCTGGCTGGCCTGTCTGAGCGCCAGCTGCAACGCCAGTTCAATGCCACGCTCGGGGCGCCGGTGATGGAGGTCTATCGCCACATGCGCCTTGATGTGGCCCGTGCCCTTGTCCAGCGCAGCGCCCTGCCGCTGAGCGAGATCGCGCAGATGACGGGCTTTGCCTCGCAGGCCCATTTCACCACGCGCTACGGGGCCCGTTTCGGCACCCCGCCGCAGGCCGACCGCAGCCATGTCCAGAAACGCTGA
- a CDS encoding M10 family metallopeptidase: protein MCSLCGNPLHFAPLTDLATATTSASGTSSSKPVWSVEQIATYLQDGYWEDKGSSSHKFNITASGSLTVNLSALSATSQAYARDALSAWTDASGISFVETTGSAQITFSDSASGAWTSSVYSSGITKSAKVNIDEGFASSAYMLQTYIHEIGHALGLGHTGNYNGSATFASDAAFANDTWQYSIMSYFYQTLSADTGASFSYVVTPQIADVFAIQQLYGTSSKVHSGNTTYGDSGETLLDARAQTIVDAGGTDFIDLHSRSADQRIDLTPGSFSDIGGRTMNLAIAVGTVIENVSTGSGDDTITGNSANNVLSGGAGADQIFGGAGADQLSGGDGNDQLSGGTGADQLSGGQGSDLLQGGDGNDLLAGDAGNDTLIGNAGSDTLDGGAGQDTAYYEFASDDALVFFSGTQLQIRNGTDTDILTNIETLSFADGSCNVSDLDPVIGSGWIAASSILDGTALQPVTIIPPSTTTPSTTTPTTSEPTTSTASTARMEVGVTDLMRHANTDGWVHISFSAEITDAVVVVGPVTSNGGHTLVPEIQNVTSTGFDIRLSEWAYLDGAHTLESVSWMAGTAGDYFLSDGTKITFGSADISGAGNTTIALDGYEAGSSVTAYGSLVGTGDQILTHRLVDVSADQLQVRMQAEEAERGTEATEARSFDYVVIENGSTLMTSGSVGLAGGWQSIGATGATALFADMQSMAGGDTATLRQTTSNGSTYLRVAEEQSRDAETGHVAENVAYSALATGSYTLQATGETEVKSDPVLSNTTEGALEVGTLSLGRTAGADGWAHVSFSEAIPDAVVVLGPITTNGGHAVTTELRNITDEGFDLRLSEWSYLDGNHTGETISWMAGTEGAHMLSDGTKITLGTQEVTGSQQVTLGYDGFDGTPTILASVSGEGGQTVTHRISDVDSDSATLRLAAQEADSGVSSSTSRVVQWAAVEDASGSLVTGDTSSVNHLASLIDANEDQVLFADVQSYLGGDTIVLRSLDTAKGTALYLQEEQSRDGELGHVYETVSWLTIGEGRYDLTDLNDDTTTSVAANIPDLSILTDDLLL, encoded by the coding sequence ATGTGCTCACTTTGCGGCAATCCACTCCATTTCGCGCCTCTGACGGATCTGGCAACCGCCACGACCTCTGCCTCGGGCACCTCAAGCAGCAAACCGGTCTGGAGCGTGGAGCAAATCGCCACCTATCTTCAGGACGGCTACTGGGAGGACAAGGGCAGCAGCAGCCACAAGTTCAACATTACGGCCTCGGGCTCTTTGACGGTCAATCTTTCCGCGCTGAGCGCCACCAGTCAGGCCTATGCCCGCGATGCGCTTTCGGCATGGACCGATGCGTCGGGGATCAGCTTTGTCGAAACCACCGGATCGGCGCAGATCACCTTTAGCGACAGTGCCTCGGGGGCATGGACCTCGTCGGTCTATTCCTCCGGAATCACCAAATCCGCGAAGGTCAATATCGACGAGGGCTTCGCCTCCAGCGCCTATATGCTGCAGACCTATATCCACGAGATCGGCCATGCGCTGGGTCTTGGCCATACCGGCAATTATAACGGCTCGGCCACCTTTGCCTCGGATGCCGCCTTTGCCAATGATACATGGCAATATTCGATCATGTCCTATTTCTATCAGACGCTCAGCGCTGATACGGGGGCAAGCTTTTCCTATGTGGTCACGCCGCAGATTGCGGATGTCTTTGCCATCCAGCAACTCTATGGCACCTCCAGCAAGGTCCATAGCGGCAATACCACCTATGGCGATAGCGGCGAGACCCTGCTGGATGCCCGCGCGCAAACCATTGTCGATGCAGGCGGCACCGATTTCATCGACCTGCACAGCCGCAGCGCGGACCAGCGCATCGACCTGACCCCGGGCAGCTTCTCCGATATCGGGGGGCGCACGATGAACCTCGCCATCGCGGTCGGCACCGTCATCGAGAATGTCTCAACCGGCAGCGGGGATGACACGATTACCGGCAACAGCGCCAATAACGTGCTGTCAGGCGGGGCCGGAGCAGACCAGATCTTCGGCGGCGCGGGGGCGGACCAGCTTTCCGGCGGCGATGGTAATGACCAGCTTTCGGGCGGCACCGGCGCCGACCAGCTCAGCGGTGGGCAGGGCAGCGATCTGTTGCAGGGCGGGGATGGCAATGACCTGCTGGCAGGGGATGCGGGCAATGACACGCTGATCGGCAATGCTGGCAGCGATACACTGGATGGCGGCGCAGGCCAGGATACCGCCTATTACGAATTCGCCTCCGATGATGCGCTGGTCTTCTTCAGCGGCACACAGCTCCAGATCAGGAACGGCACCGATACCGATATCCTGACCAATATCGAAACGCTGTCTTTCGCGGATGGAAGCTGCAATGTCTCCGATCTCGACCCCGTGATCGGCAGCGGCTGGATTGCGGCCAGCAGCATTCTTGACGGAACCGCCCTGCAACCGGTGACAATCATCCCCCCCAGCACGACGACGCCCAGCACGACCACCCCCACCACCAGCGAGCCCACCACAAGCACGGCCAGCACGGCACGGATGGAAGTGGGCGTGACCGATCTTATGCGCCATGCCAATACGGATGGCTGGGTGCATATCAGCTTTAGCGCCGAAATTACCGATGCAGTGGTTGTGGTTGGCCCCGTCACCTCGAACGGCGGGCATACGCTTGTCCCCGAAATCCAGAACGTCACCAGCACGGGCTTCGACATCCGCCTGAGCGAATGGGCCTATCTCGACGGCGCCCATACGCTTGAATCGGTTTCGTGGATGGCCGGAACAGCGGGGGACTATTTCCTGAGCGACGGCACGAAGATCACCTTCGGCTCGGCCGATATTTCGGGCGCCGGAAACACAACCATCGCGCTGGACGGCTATGAGGCGGGCAGCTCTGTCACGGCCTATGGCTCGCTTGTCGGCACGGGCGACCAGATTCTGACCCACCGTCTGGTGGATGTCTCCGCCGATCAGCTTCAGGTGCGGATGCAGGCAGAAGAAGCCGAGCGCGGCACCGAGGCCACCGAGGCCCGCAGCTTCGATTATGTGGTGATCGAGAACGGCAGCACGCTGATGACCTCCGGTTCGGTCGGGCTGGCCGGCGGGTGGCAATCCATCGGCGCGACCGGCGCAACCGCGCTGTTTGCCGATATGCAGTCTATGGCAGGCGGTGACACCGCGACCCTGCGTCAGACCACCAGCAACGGCTCGACCTATCTGAGAGTTGCGGAAGAACAGTCGCGCGATGCCGAAACGGGCCATGTTGCGGAAAATGTGGCCTATAGCGCCTTGGCCACCGGCAGCTATACGCTACAGGCAACGGGCGAGACAGAAGTCAAAAGCGATCCGGTCCTGTCCAACACCACCGAGGGCGCATTGGAGGTTGGCACGCTCAGTCTGGGTCGCACGGCAGGTGCCGATGGCTGGGCCCATGTCAGCTTCAGCGAGGCTATTCCCGATGCGGTCGTGGTGCTGGGTCCGATCACCACCAATGGCGGCCATGCGGTCACGACGGAGCTGCGCAATATCACCGATGAAGGGTTCGACCTGCGCCTGTCCGAATGGAGCTATCTCGATGGCAACCATACCGGCGAAACCATCTCGTGGATGGCGGGCACGGAAGGGGCGCATATGCTCTCGGACGGGACGAAGATCACTCTGGGCACGCAAGAGGTGACCGGCAGCCAACAGGTCACCCTCGGCTATGACGGCTTTGACGGCACACCGACCATTCTGGCCTCGGTCTCGGGCGAAGGCGGCCAGACGGTGACCCATCGGATCAGCGATGTCGACAGCGACAGCGCCACGCTGCGCCTTGCCGCGCAAGAGGCCGATTCCGGTGTCTCCAGCAGCACAAGCCGTGTCGTGCAATGGGCCGCGGTGGAAGACGCCTCGGGGTCTCTGGTGACGGGCGATACCAGCTCGGTCAATCATCTGGCCAGCCTGATTGACGCGAACGAGGATCAGGTGCTCTTCGCGGATGTGCAATCCTATCTGGGCGGTGACACAATCGTGCTGCGCAGCCTCGACACCGCCAAAGGCACCGCACTGTATCTGCAAGAAGAACAGTCGCGCGATGGCGAGCTCGGCCATGTCTACGAAACCGTCTCGTGGCTGACGATTGGCGAGGGACGGTATGACCTGACCGACCTCAATGATGACACAACGACCAGTGTCGCGGCCAATATCCCCGACCTGTCAATCCTGACCGATGATCTGCTGCTGTAA
- a CDS encoding MFS transporter — protein sequence MPHPRRATAPAPAPNKAPGAGISFLLALSCGVLAANIYYAQPLVGLIAQTVQIPDRLAGLVVTLTQLGYGLGLILLVPLGDIFENRRLVLTLIGLSVLALAGTALAPGQWLFFAASFCTGLGAVAVQVLVPYAAHLADDAHRGKVVGNVMSGLMAGIMLARPVSSFIAGSFAWQTVFVLAALALVILGIVLARRLPERHPASRMGYGALMRSIGHIAITTPVLRRRALYHAAMFGAFSLFWTVTPLLLASPAIGLTQGGIAIFALVGAASVVASPVAGRIADRGWGYPATRLALLAGMAAFVLCLAVPHNRIVALAGLVTAALILDFAVTTNLVLGQREIFLLDAGIRARLNGIYMASFFLGGALGSAVGVWAYVAGGWSLAAGLGLFAPALAFLYALTEKRHG from the coding sequence ATGCCCCATCCCCGACGTGCCACCGCTCCAGCCCCTGCCCCCAACAAGGCACCCGGCGCAGGGATCTCGTTTCTTCTGGCACTCTCCTGCGGTGTCCTTGCCGCGAATATCTATTATGCGCAGCCACTGGTCGGCCTGATCGCCCAGACCGTGCAGATCCCCGACCGGCTTGCAGGGCTTGTGGTGACGCTGACACAGCTCGGCTATGGTCTGGGCCTCATCCTTCTGGTGCCGCTGGGCGATATCTTCGAGAACCGGCGTCTGGTCCTGACCCTGATCGGGCTGAGCGTTCTGGCCCTTGCGGGAACGGCCCTCGCGCCCGGCCAATGGCTGTTTTTTGCCGCGAGTTTCTGCACGGGGCTCGGGGCGGTGGCCGTGCAGGTTCTGGTGCCCTATGCCGCGCATCTTGCCGATGACGCCCATCGCGGCAAAGTGGTAGGCAATGTCATGTCCGGCCTGATGGCGGGCATCATGCTGGCCCGCCCCGTCTCCAGCTTTATTGCCGGTTCTTTCGCATGGCAAACCGTCTTTGTGCTGGCCGCGCTCGCGCTTGTGATCCTTGGCATCGTGCTGGCCCGCCGCCTGCCCGAGCGCCACCCCGCAAGCCGGATGGGCTATGGCGCTTTGATGCGCTCGATCGGGCATATCGCCATAACGACCCCTGTCCTGCGCCGCCGCGCCCTTTATCATGCGGCCATGTTCGGCGCATTCAGCCTGTTCTGGACGGTCACCCCGCTGCTGCTGGCCAGCCCCGCCATCGGCCTGACCCAAGGCGGGATCGCGATCTTTGCCCTAGTCGGTGCCGCCAGCGTGGTCGCCTCGCCCGTCGCAGGCCGGATCGCCGATCGCGGCTGGGGATATCCGGCCACACGGCTTGCGCTGCTGGCAGGCATGGCGGCATTCGTGCTGTGCCTCGCGGTCCCGCACAACCGGATCGTCGCCCTCGCAGGGCTGGTCACCGCCGCCCTGATACTGGATTTCGCCGTGACCACCAATCTGGTGCTGGGGCAGCGCGAGATCTTCCTGCTGGATGCGGGCATCCGTGCCAGATTGAACGGAATCTACATGGCCAGCTTCTTCCTTGGCGGGGCTCTGGGCTCGGCAGTAGGGGTCTGGGCCTATGTGGCCGGAGGCTGGTCTCTGGCGGCGGGTCTGGGGCTTTTCGCCCCCGCGCTGGCCTTCCTTTACGCCCTGACCGAGAAACGGCACGGCTGA
- a CDS encoding TetR/AcrR family transcriptional regulator: MTDSTAQTPHSKRGPGRPREFDLPQVLDQAVLVFREKGYNATSIGDLCQATGLTSGSLYKAFKDKLGIFLAALDHYLTARNAALTARMAQGQTGRDQLRAFISVYVDASQGREGRTGCMVISALTEITTFDERMALPVLKAYERLEATLLKIFDAGRADGSLTLTTDPRITARLLLYTLQGMRLAGKIGYAEGDPANPIDTLLQLFA, translated from the coding sequence ATGACCGATTCCACCGCCCAGACCCCGCATTCCAAACGTGGCCCCGGCCGCCCGCGCGAGTTCGATCTTCCGCAGGTGCTTGATCAGGCCGTGCTGGTGTTTCGGGAAAAGGGCTATAACGCGACATCGATCGGCGATCTGTGTCAGGCCACAGGCCTGACATCAGGCAGCCTCTACAAGGCGTTCAAAGACAAACTCGGCATTTTCCTTGCGGCGCTAGACCATTATCTGACCGCCCGAAACGCGGCGCTGACTGCGCGTATGGCACAGGGCCAGACAGGGCGCGACCAGCTTCGTGCCTTCATCTCGGTCTATGTCGATGCAAGCCAGGGCCGTGAAGGGCGCACCGGATGTATGGTGATTTCGGCCCTGACCGAGATCACCACATTTGACGAGCGGATGGCTCTGCCCGTCCTGAAAGCCTATGAGCGCCTTGAAGCGACCCTGCTGAAGATTTTCGATGCGGGGCGGGCCGATGGGAGCCTGACGCTCACCACGGACCCGCGCATAACCGCGCGTCTTCTGCTGTATACACTGCAAGGCATGCGCCTTGCGGGCAAGATCGGCTATGCCGAAGGCGACCCCGCCAACCCTATCGATACCCTGCTGCAACTCTTCGCCTAA